A window of Argopecten irradians isolate NY chromosome 14, Ai_NY, whole genome shotgun sequence contains these coding sequences:
- the LOC138307516 gene encoding bifunctional 3'-5' exonuclease/ATP-dependent helicase WRN-like yields the protein MAASVQLKETLHLFHVDTLKPEQETILKCLEDKKDCMAVLPTGYGKSLPFQLYSVMLNRRSPAKKVVVCCPLIALMQDQVQKMSEIPEFRAAYAGSSTATDVKIRDGEVDLIYASPEVLVGDQDWRESFRKLDVDLIVIDEFHTIATWGEDEDGSQKTAFRKWFSYLGELRPLCPNATLLALSATCTVKIRNRVMKVLNLNPNETKEIMISPNKENIKIVAAKVVNDIEEAMLWITDGVADLGQNFPKTLIYCNSITDSSKLYSYLIDELPDCTSVIGMYHSECTKSSKDNILCELQKEESPLKVIICTDALGMGIDVVKCHSVVLYGGSKTIIDLVQKIGRAGRDGENSVALILFNQYNIRQADGYVKDILKTKDCRRSALLSAFDRDGHVQETSASEKHNCCDICASTCTCEECPMLKLEELFTSTGENISEMELSESDEDTESYNLSDYEDESYMMQHMDNLDV from the exons ATGGCGGCCTCCGTTCAGTTGAAAGAAACTTTACACCTATTTCATGTTGATACGTTAAAACCGGAGCAGGAGACAATATTAAAATGCCTTGAAGACAAAAAAGACTGCATGGCTGTTCTTCCGACGGGATATGGGAAATCGTTGCCTTTCCAGTTGTATAGTGTAATGCTAAATAGGCGATCGCCAGCGAAGAAAGTCGTCGTTTGTTGTCCTCTCATTGCCTTGATGCAGGACCAGGTGCAGAAAATGTCGGAGATTCCGGAGTTCCGTGCTGCTTATGCAG GATCAAGCACAGCCACAGATGTTAAAATAAGAGATGGCGAAGTCGATCTGATATATGCTTCTCCTGAAGTTCTTGTTGGAGACCAAGATTGGAGAGAAAGTTTTAGAAAGCTAGATGTTGATCTCATTGTAATCGATGAGTTTCACACAATTGCAACTTG GGGAGAAGATGAAGACGGTTCACAGAAAACAGCATTTCGGAAATGGTTTTCTTACTTGGGAGAATTGCGCCCATTATGTCCAAATGCAACACTGTTAGCATTAAGTGCGACGTGCACGGTTAAAATCCGAAACAGAGTTATGAAAGTTCTAAACCTAAATCCAAATGAAACCAAAGAAATTATGATTTCACCGAACAAGGAGAACATTAAAATAGTGGCAGCTAAGGTGGTGAATGACATTGAAGAGGCCATGCTTTGGATTACGGATGGAGTCGCTGACCTGGGTCAAAACTTCCCAAAAACTTTGATATACTGTAATTCAATAACAGATTCTTCAAAACTCTACTCCTATTTGATTGATGAACTACCAGATTGTACATCTGTTATTGGCATGTACCATTCCGAGTGCACAAAATCCTCCAAGGACAATATTCTGTGTGAGCTCCAAAAGGAAGAGAGTCCCCTCAAAGTCATTATATGTACAGATGCTCTTGGAATGGGAATAGATGTTGTAAAATGCCATAGTGTTGTTTTGTATGGTGGATCAAAGACAATTATTGACTTAGTACAGAAGATAGGTAGAGCAGGAAGAGATGGGGAAAACTCTGTGGCTTTGATCCTGTTTAACCAGTACAACATTAGACAGGCAGATGGTTATGTCAAggatatattgaaaacaaaagactGCAGAAGGTCAGCGTTGTTATCAGCGTTTGATAGGGATGGACATGTCCAGGAAACCAGTGCCAGTGAGAAACATAATTGTTGTGACATTTGTGcctctacatgtacatgtgaagAATGCCCAATGTTAAAATTAGAAGAACTCTTTACATCTACTGGTGAAAACATTTCTGAAATGGAGTTGAGTGAAAGCGATGAGGACACAGAATCGTACAACTTGTCAGACTACGAGGATGAGTCTTACATGATGCAACACATGGACAACCTTGATGTGTAA
- the LOC138308180 gene encoding uncharacterized protein isoform X1: MIQLLKLLTERYVPCKDGKMVEPVFLGGDRLTDERVQSAQNAMRTAETDLERLEGFISKTEDFHRLMNFLEAIHKLTFNTGSGNDEGTVFYFRTILNMRNVKGEVKNSYRPYKLLYYTILDGLCLVMFYHHFRINDLEENIPLPDNFSDFTDQEKILWLNNISREILQTFFFENSPDILSSVREVLEDPDHPENYWTSTIQNNRSKCHFCDKTYARIGSLKAHEAKVHNSKMDRAKPQTQKSKDELFNYILMLFKLVMLHKNLDSAVDMGDGERSIRSAKYELPIYNKTNKIKYVIGSIHLTALTSGVLPHDQSERLVANRFVNVQGGKNNNIACDEYIEMMNRDSKNMCRGNQTKSSIIRHSKEYPILMKFMKQFDTMNASRKRKGFHHLPSYQEDVKKVAKVLISKGVLTETPGRQLKCRSLCTERDLYSTSMTGLSTMIHRHKPTIPVRRLRSSHV; the protein is encoded by the exons ATGATCCAGTTGCTTAAACTGTTGACAGAGAGATATGTACCATGCAAGGATGGAAAAATGGTAGAACCTGTATTCCTTGGAG GTGATCGTTTAACAGATGAACGAGTCCAGAGTGCTCAAAATGCAATGAGGACAGCTGAAACAGATCTTGAAAGGCTAGAAGGTTTTATATCCAAAACTGAAGATTTCCATCGCCTCATGAACTTTCTGGAG GCAATCCACAAGCTGACCTTCAACACAGGGAGCGGGAATGATGAAGGCACAGTGTTCTATTTCCGTACCATTCTCAACATGAGAAATGTTAAAGGAGAGGTGAAAAACAGCTACAGGCCATACAAATTGTTGTACTATACAATACTTGATGGACTATGCTTAGTAATGTTCTACCATCACTTTCGTATCAATGATCTGGAGGAAAATATTCCTCTTCCTGACAACTTCAGTGATTTTACAGATCAAGAAAAGATCCTTTGGCTCAACAACATTTCCAGGGAAATCCTTCAAACATTCTTCTTTGAAAATTCACCCGACATACTTAGTTCCGTTAGAGAGGTGTTGGAGGATCCAGACCATCCAGAAAACTACTGGACTTCTACCATTCAGAACAACCGTTCAAAGTGTCATTTCTGTGACAAAACGTATGCCAGAATTGGTTCACTAAAAGCACATGAGGCCAAAGTCCACAACTCCAAGATGGATAGAGCAAAACCACAGACACAAAAATCAAAAGATGAACTTTTCAACTACATCTTGATGCTTTTCAAGCTGGTTATGCTGCATAAAAATCTTGATTCAGCAGTAGATATGGGAGATGGTGAGCGCTCTATACGCTCGGCTAAGTACGAATTACCAATATATAACAAGACAAATAAGATCAAATATGTTATTGGATCAATTCATCTCACAGCATTAACCTCTGGAGTTTTACCTCATGATCAAAGTGAGAGACTTGTTGCCAATAGgtttgtaaatgtccaaggaggcaaaaacaacaacattgcATGTGATGAATACATTGAAATGATGAATAGAGATAGCAAGAACATGTGTAGAGGCAACCAAACCAAAAGCAGCATTATCAGACATTCAAAGGAATATCCAATTCTAATGAAATTCATGAAACAATTTGACACGATGAATGCTTCCAGGAAACGCAAAGGATTTCACCACTTGCCATCCTATCAAGAAGATGTGAAAAAAGTTGCAAAAGTACTCATTAGCAAAGGAGTTCTCACTGAAACACCAGGACGTCAGTTGAAATGCCGATCTCTCTGCACGGAAAGAGACTTGTATTCGACTTCCATGACTGGCCTTTCCACAATGATACATAGACACAAGCCAACTATTCCTGTGAGAAGACTGCGCAGTAGTCATGTCTAG
- the LOC138308180 gene encoding uncharacterized protein isoform X2 — MIQLLKLLTERYVPCKDGKMVEPVFLGDERVQSAQNAMRTAETDLERLEGFISKTEDFHRLMNFLEAIHKLTFNTGSGNDEGTVFYFRTILNMRNVKGEVKNSYRPYKLLYYTILDGLCLVMFYHHFRINDLEENIPLPDNFSDFTDQEKILWLNNISREILQTFFFENSPDILSSVREVLEDPDHPENYWTSTIQNNRSKCHFCDKTYARIGSLKAHEAKVHNSKMDRAKPQTQKSKDELFNYILMLFKLVMLHKNLDSAVDMGDGERSIRSAKYELPIYNKTNKIKYVIGSIHLTALTSGVLPHDQSERLVANRFVNVQGGKNNNIACDEYIEMMNRDSKNMCRGNQTKSSIIRHSKEYPILMKFMKQFDTMNASRKRKGFHHLPSYQEDVKKVAKVLISKGVLTETPGRQLKCRSLCTERDLYSTSMTGLSTMIHRHKPTIPVRRLRSSHV, encoded by the exons ATGATCCAGTTGCTTAAACTGTTGACAGAGAGATATGTACCATGCAAGGATGGAAAAATGGTAGAACCTGTATTCCTTGGAG ATGAACGAGTCCAGAGTGCTCAAAATGCAATGAGGACAGCTGAAACAGATCTTGAAAGGCTAGAAGGTTTTATATCCAAAACTGAAGATTTCCATCGCCTCATGAACTTTCTGGAG GCAATCCACAAGCTGACCTTCAACACAGGGAGCGGGAATGATGAAGGCACAGTGTTCTATTTCCGTACCATTCTCAACATGAGAAATGTTAAAGGAGAGGTGAAAAACAGCTACAGGCCATACAAATTGTTGTACTATACAATACTTGATGGACTATGCTTAGTAATGTTCTACCATCACTTTCGTATCAATGATCTGGAGGAAAATATTCCTCTTCCTGACAACTTCAGTGATTTTACAGATCAAGAAAAGATCCTTTGGCTCAACAACATTTCCAGGGAAATCCTTCAAACATTCTTCTTTGAAAATTCACCCGACATACTTAGTTCCGTTAGAGAGGTGTTGGAGGATCCAGACCATCCAGAAAACTACTGGACTTCTACCATTCAGAACAACCGTTCAAAGTGTCATTTCTGTGACAAAACGTATGCCAGAATTGGTTCACTAAAAGCACATGAGGCCAAAGTCCACAACTCCAAGATGGATAGAGCAAAACCACAGACACAAAAATCAAAAGATGAACTTTTCAACTACATCTTGATGCTTTTCAAGCTGGTTATGCTGCATAAAAATCTTGATTCAGCAGTAGATATGGGAGATGGTGAGCGCTCTATACGCTCGGCTAAGTACGAATTACCAATATATAACAAGACAAATAAGATCAAATATGTTATTGGATCAATTCATCTCACAGCATTAACCTCTGGAGTTTTACCTCATGATCAAAGTGAGAGACTTGTTGCCAATAGgtttgtaaatgtccaaggaggcaaaaacaacaacattgcATGTGATGAATACATTGAAATGATGAATAGAGATAGCAAGAACATGTGTAGAGGCAACCAAACCAAAAGCAGCATTATCAGACATTCAAAGGAATATCCAATTCTAATGAAATTCATGAAACAATTTGACACGATGAATGCTTCCAGGAAACGCAAAGGATTTCACCACTTGCCATCCTATCAAGAAGATGTGAAAAAAGTTGCAAAAGTACTCATTAGCAAAGGAGTTCTCACTGAAACACCAGGACGTCAGTTGAAATGCCGATCTCTCTGCACGGAAAGAGACTTGTATTCGACTTCCATGACTGGCCTTTCCACAATGATACATAGACACAAGCCAACTATTCCTGTGAGAAGACTGCGCAGTAGTCATGTCTAG